In Perca fluviatilis chromosome 18, GENO_Pfluv_1.0, whole genome shotgun sequence, one genomic interval encodes:
- the LOC120547324 gene encoding E3 SUMO-protein ligase ZBED1-like — translation MIEHNMASNEEDSPTVSNIKRAILNNLYNRYTSEYNHLLECTALDPRFRALPHLEKDQRDDVFHRLKEKAVLMLQNQDEGKECASGHPPAAEQPLDQTEGAELKQPPSKKTALEDLLGGTFDEPVAQHISPIDAEMIKYRAETSISLNSCPLKWWKENARLYPLLSSIAKAYLSTAAISVPSERVFSSAGDIVNVQRSQLLPENVDMLIFLKKNM, via the exons ATGATTGAGCATAACATGGCATCCAACGAAGAAGATTCCCCCACTGTGAGCAATATAAAGAGAGCTATACTGAACAACCTTTACAACAGATACACTTCAGAGTACAACCACCTGCTGGAGTGCACCGCATTAGACCCCAGATTCCGGGCTCTGCCTCATCTAGAGAAAGACCAACGCGATGATGTATTCCACAGACTGAAGGAGAAAGCTGTACTGATGTTGCAGAACCAG GATGAGGGCAAAGAATGTGCCAGTGGTCACCCCCCTGCAGCAGAGCAGCCTCTTGACCAGACAGAAGGAGCAGAGCTGAAACAACCTCCTTCCAAGAAAACAGCATTGGAAGATCTCCTTGGAGGGACTTTTGATGAACCAGTTGCACAGCACATCAGTCCGATTGATGCAGAAATGATTAAGTACAGAGCTGAAACATCCATTTCCCTCAATAGCTGTCCACTCAAGTGGTGGAAAGAGAATGCTAGGCTATACCCACTGCTATCCAGTATAGCAAAAGCATATCTCTCCACAGCAGCCATCTCTGTCCCTAGTGAAAGGGTTTTTTCATCAGCAGGGGACATTGTGAATGTGCAGAGATCTCAGCTTCTGCCAGAAAATGTGGATATGCtgatatttcttaaaaaaaacatgtaa